The Leptospira sp. WS60.C2 genome includes the window AATCCAACTCGCAAGCCAGATCCAAATTCCAGCGTTACTCAATATTAACTTTTTACCTAATGCTGTTTATCAACCAGAGACTTGTATTCGTACCACTTTAGAAGCAAGTAGAGAATACAATTTCCCCCTAAACCGATTGGTGTTTGAACTCACCGAAGGGGAAGAAGTTCAAGATCACAACCACATCGTTAATATTTTTAAAGCATACCAAAAATATGGATTTTTAACTGCGATTGATGATTTTGGTTCTGGTTATTCTGGGTTGAATTTACTTGCGAAGTTCCAACCTGACCTCATCAAATTGGATATGGAACTCATTCGAAACATTCATCTAAATACAGTCGCAAGAAAACTGACAAAGGCAATTGCAGACGTATGCAATGATATTGGCATTGCTGTCATTGCAGAAGGTGTAGAGACTGTGGAAGAACTCAAGGTCCTTGTTGATATGGGAATCAATCTTTACCAAGGGTATCTTTTTTCCAAACCAGCGTTTGAATCTGCTGGAGAGGTCAATTTCCCAAATCTGACTGTTTGATTTTTATACTATATCCAAAAATCATTTATCCATCAGGAAACTTTTGAGATCCCTTCTGAGCGAATCAAACTGGTAATCACTTCTACCAAGCCGTGCAATCAATTGGATTTCTTGGTTTGGTTTTAGTTTTAAGATCTCCTTTAATTGTTTTGTATACACTCTACTTTCTGGATAATCTTCAACTGCTTGGTTCATCGTGTGAAAGGCAATCTGTTTAACTGCGCAAGACAAACTATAACGCATAAAGTCTCTACCCGTTTGGATCCAAGTGGTTTCATCATCTTTCCCTTCCGAAATAAAGAATACAAGTGCTTTAGAAGAATAAACTTGAGAACGAAACATTTCAATTCCTGCTTTTTTAGAATCTTCTGAATGCCAAGACTCTTTCGATAAGTCCACAAAGAATTTTTTAGCAAACCAAAGTTTGATTCCAGAAAGTCCATTGCCTTCCAATGTTAAACCATCTCGATTGGTATACATAGATTCTTCCGTCAAACGAAACCATTTCCGATTGAGTTCGTTGGAAACATAACGATTGGTCTCCATCGCAAAAGCATCATCTAATACTGGTAAGATTTCGTTTAGTGTCATTGGATCATTTGTCCATTGGATGGTTTGGTGGAAAGGTTTTCCTAAGGATTGGATTCCTTCGAGCTCTTCCTGATTTAGAAGTTCACCAGTATAAACGGATCGATTCATTCTTCTTTGGCGCACACCTGAGAATAAAAAATCATGTACACATTTAGTTTTGGGTTGGATAGAGACTTTTGCAATTGGTGTTTTAGAGAAGGTATTTTTGGTCGGTTTTCCATTGGGAAACAATTTGATCGTTGTATCAAACATGAGAGAATCTGCTGTTAGGTGGCATAATTCTAAAAAACAACCCTGAGTATGGTAGAATTGCCGGTTGATGGGATCAATTTCAGTCAATTGTTTGTCTCCATCACCATAGAGTAAAAATTCACGATTTGATACTTTTTGAAATTTCCATGGTTGTGAATTGTGAGAGTTCGGTGCAAGGATTGCGGTCAGTAGAATTTGATCGATCGGTTCTGTATATCCCAAGGATTCTGCATAGGCAATTGGATTTTCCCTGTGCTGTTTGTTCTCTTTTTCGCCAAAAGCATAAAGGATTTTTTGCAGGGAAGCGATTGAAACTAGGCCTCCGATTGCTAAACTTTTTTTTAAAAAACTTTCTCTGCTGAGTTTCATCTTTTTCCTGGATATAGAATCATTTCCCATATTGAATCGGAGTCTAATCCACAATGTCAACCAACTCTCCACTATTTCCCATTGATATCGTTTCCGATGTAGCCTGTCCTTGGTGTTATGTAGGTAAAAAGAAATTAGAAAAAGCCCTCCAGATTGTGGGAAATAACATTACTCCTGAAGTTCGCTGGAGACCATTCCAATTGTCACCCGAGATTCCTGAAGAAGGGATCGATTATAAGTTACACCTAACACAAAAATTTGGTAGTTTGGATCGATTAGATGGTGCATGGCAACGATTGTCTGAAATAGGAAAGGATGTCGGAATCAATTTTCAATTTCAAAACATTCCTAAGGCGACAAACACTCTTGTTTTACATGCACTTGTAGCGGCACTT containing:
- a CDS encoding EAL domain-containing protein, giving the protein MRPSFPEAQLIDTPNGKAPKLYSCAECRNGAGLDFSFSMAFQPIIDYHQKKIYSHEALVRGTQGESAYSILSKVNQSNRYQFDQSCRIKAIQLASQIQIPALLNINFLPNAVYQPETCIRTTLEASREYNFPLNRLVFELTEGEEVQDHNHIVNIFKAYQKYGFLTAIDDFGSGYSGLNLLAKFQPDLIKLDMELIRNIHLNTVARKLTKAIADVCNDIGIAVIAEGVETVEELKVLVDMGINLYQGYLFSKPAFESAGEVNFPNLTV
- a CDS encoding DsbA family oxidoreductase, with the translated sequence MSTNSPLFPIDIVSDVACPWCYVGKKKLEKALQIVGNNITPEVRWRPFQLSPEIPEEGIDYKLHLTQKFGSLDRLDGAWQRLSEIGKDVGINFQFQNIPKATNTLVLHALVAALPTLEAQQDLVERFFSANFSDALDLTDKEVVWKVAEPVYKDRNLFDTVYGDTNLKRELQQEIQYYHQNGISGVPYFIIGGKYAVSGAQDTSVFVEVIETVLKEQESENKGQ